The Pseudomonas azotoformans genome has a segment encoding these proteins:
- the tauA gene encoding taurine ABC transporter substrate-binding protein: MKLLTPLRLLAALSLAGASLFAQAADVTIAYQTTVDPAKVAQADGAYEKATNAKINWRKFDNGADIIAAIASGDVQIGYLGSSPLTAAITRKVPVETFLVATQIGGAEALVARDGSGINSPQDLIGKKIAVPFVSTGHYSLLAALKHWNIDPSKVTILNLAPPAIIAAWKRGDIDATYVWDPALGVAKENGKVLITSGELAKFGAPTFDAWIVRKDFAEKHPEIVTSFAKVTLDAYAAYRKDPQAWLADKGNVEKLVKLSGAKASDIPLLLQGNVYPLAADQVTLLGAPTTKAVTDTAAFLKEQGKVDAVLPDYAPYVSAKFITN; encoded by the coding sequence TTGAAACTGCTTACCCCTCTGCGCCTCTTGGCCGCATTGTCCCTGGCCGGTGCCAGCCTGTTTGCCCAGGCGGCGGATGTGACCATCGCTTACCAGACCACCGTGGACCCGGCCAAAGTCGCCCAGGCCGATGGCGCCTATGAAAAAGCCACCAACGCCAAGATCAACTGGCGCAAATTCGACAATGGCGCCGATATCATCGCCGCCATCGCGTCCGGCGACGTGCAGATTGGCTACCTCGGTTCCAGCCCCCTGACCGCCGCGATCACCCGCAAAGTGCCGGTGGAAACCTTCCTCGTTGCCACCCAGATCGGCGGCGCCGAAGCCCTGGTAGCGCGCGACGGTTCGGGGATCAACAGCCCGCAGGACCTGATCGGCAAAAAAATCGCCGTGCCATTCGTGTCCACCGGTCACTACAGCCTGTTGGCCGCGCTGAAGCACTGGAACATCGACCCGTCCAAAGTAACCATCCTCAACCTCGCACCACCGGCGATCATCGCCGCCTGGAAGCGTGGTGATATCGACGCTACTTACGTTTGGGACCCTGCCCTGGGCGTGGCCAAGGAAAACGGCAAGGTGCTGATCACCTCCGGCGAACTGGCCAAGTTTGGCGCGCCTACCTTCGATGCCTGGATCGTGCGTAAGGATTTTGCCGAGAAGCACCCGGAAATCGTCACGTCGTTTGCCAAAGTCACCCTGGATGCCTACGCCGCCTACCGTAAAGACCCACAAGCCTGGCTCGCCGACAAAGGCAACGTCGAAAAACTGGTGAAACTCTCCGGCGCCAAGGCCAGCGACATCCCACTGCTGCTGCAAGGCAACGTCTACCCGCTGGCCGCTGACCAAGTGACCCTGCTGGGCGCACCGACCACCAAGGCCGTGACCGATACCGCCGCGTTCCTCAAGGAGCAAGGCAAGGTCGACGCCGTGCTGCCGGACTACGCCCCGTACGTCAGCGCCAAGTTCATTACTAATTGA
- the gshA gene encoding glutamate--cysteine ligase yields MSELLNRRLALLGKREHLSLLEQCLHGIERECLRVTGEGRLAQTPHPEALGAALTHEQITTDYSESLLEFITPALPNPADTLSSLDKIHRFAYTKLGSEYLWSPSMPCPLPAEEDIPIAYYGTSNIGQLKYVYRKGLALRYGKTMQCIAGIHYNFSLPEALWPLLKETEGFVGTDRDYQSTAYIALIRNFRRYSWLLMYLFGASPALDAGFLRGRSHQLEVLDADTLYLPYATSLRMSDLGYQSNAQAGLTPCYNDLSSYTDSLREAVATPYAPYVEIGTHQDGEWVQLNTNILQIENEYYSNIRPKRVTYTGERPIQALVARGIQYIEVRCLDINPFLPMGIDLPESRFLDAFLLYCALNDSPLFADNECGNATSNFLSVVKEGRRPGLQLQRLGQPVDMKEWAAELLEQIAPLAALLDESHGITEHSQALDAQLAKVKDSSLTPSAQVLAAMAERKESFAQFSLHQSQLHAEHFRSEPLPAEEQAQFEELARKSLAQQAELEQNEVGDFDVFVGSYQASILAISN; encoded by the coding sequence TTGAGCGAACTTCTCAACCGCCGCCTGGCCCTGCTCGGCAAGCGCGAACACCTCTCCCTGCTAGAGCAGTGCTTGCACGGCATCGAGCGCGAATGCCTGCGTGTCACCGGTGAGGGTCGACTGGCGCAAACGCCGCACCCTGAAGCCCTGGGCGCCGCGTTGACCCACGAACAGATCACCACCGACTACTCGGAATCGCTGCTGGAGTTCATCACTCCCGCCCTGCCCAACCCGGCCGATACCCTGAGCAGCCTGGACAAGATCCATCGCTTTGCCTACACCAAGCTGGGCAGCGAATACCTGTGGAGCCCCTCAATGCCGTGCCCGTTGCCGGCTGAGGAAGATATTCCGATTGCCTACTACGGCACGTCCAATATCGGACAGCTCAAGTACGTGTATCGCAAGGGTTTGGCCCTGCGTTATGGCAAGACCATGCAGTGCATCGCTGGCATCCACTACAACTTTTCGTTGCCGGAAGCGCTGTGGCCGTTGCTTAAAGAGACTGAAGGATTTGTCGGCACTGACCGCGACTACCAGTCCACCGCCTATATCGCGCTGATTCGTAACTTCCGCCGTTACAGCTGGCTGCTGATGTACCTGTTCGGTGCATCCCCTGCCCTGGACGCCGGTTTCCTGCGGGGTCGCTCGCACCAGCTGGAAGTACTCGACGCCGACACGCTGTACTTGCCCTACGCAACCAGCCTGCGCATGAGCGACCTGGGTTACCAGAGCAACGCCCAGGCCGGCCTCACGCCTTGCTACAACGATTTGAGCAGCTACACCGACAGCCTGCGTGAAGCGGTAGCAACGCCCTACGCACCGTACGTCGAAATCGGAACCCATCAGGACGGTGAGTGGGTACAGCTCAACACCAACATCCTGCAGATCGAAAACGAGTACTACTCCAACATCCGCCCCAAGCGTGTGACCTACACCGGCGAACGGCCGATCCAGGCGCTGGTGGCCCGTGGCATCCAGTACATCGAAGTGCGCTGCCTGGACATCAACCCGTTCCTGCCGATGGGCATCGACCTGCCGGAGTCGCGTTTCCTCGACGCCTTCCTGCTGTACTGCGCGTTGAACGACAGCCCGCTGTTCGCCGACAACGAGTGCGGCAACGCCACCTCCAACTTCCTCAGCGTGGTCAAGGAAGGTCGTCGTCCCGGCCTGCAATTGCAGCGTCTGGGCCAGCCTGTGGACATGAAGGAGTGGGCTGCCGAGCTGCTGGAGCAGATTGCGCCACTGGCCGCCTTGCTGGATGAAAGCCACGGCATCACCGAGCACAGCCAAGCGCTGGATGCCCAACTGGCCAAGGTCAAGGATTCGTCCCTGACCCCGTCGGCCCAGGTGTTGGCGGCGATGGCCGAGCGCAAGGAAAGCTTTGCGCAGTTCTCCCTGCACCAGAGCCAACTGCACGCCGAGCATTTCCGCAGCGAACCGCTGCCGGCCGAAGAGCAAGCGCAGTTTGAAGAACTGGCACGCAAATCGCTGGCACAGCAGGCAGAGCTGGAGCAGAACGAAGTGGGTGATTTTGACGTGTTTGTTGGCTCTTACCAGGCCAGCATCCTCGCCATCAGCAACTAA
- a CDS encoding PaaI family thioesterase, which yields MEIPAGLTQSAFSELIGCRLQRLEEGVAEVALTLEPQLRNRAGKLHGGAIFSLVDITMGLACSSSHGFDQQSATIECKINYIRAVSDGDVLCTSRVIHAGRRTLVVEADVYQDERLVAKAQGTFAVL from the coding sequence ATGGAAATCCCAGCCGGTTTGACCCAGAGCGCGTTCAGCGAACTGATCGGCTGCCGCCTGCAACGCCTTGAAGAAGGCGTTGCCGAGGTGGCCCTGACCCTGGAGCCGCAACTGCGCAACCGCGCGGGCAAGCTCCATGGCGGGGCGATTTTCAGCCTGGTGGACATTACGATGGGACTGGCCTGTTCCAGCTCCCATGGTTTCGACCAGCAGAGCGCGACTATCGAGTGCAAGATCAACTATATCCGCGCCGTGTCCGACGGTGACGTGCTGTGCACCAGCCGGGTGATTCATGCCGGTCGCCGCACGCTGGTGGTCGAGGCAGACGTGTATCAAGACGAAAGACTTGTCGCAAAAGCACAGGGCACCTTCGCTGTCCTATAG
- a CDS encoding Tex family protein has translation MDSINSRIAEELGVRPQQVEAAVALLDEGSTVPFIARYRKEVTGSLDDIQLRHLEERLRYLRELDERRISILASIEEQGKLTPQLERDIKLADTKTRLEDLYLPYKQKRRTKGQIALEAGLGELADGLFNDPSLTPDTEAARFIDAEKGVADVKAALEGAKYILMERFAEDASLLEKLRTYLKQEAILSARVIAGKEEEGAKFRDYFEHDEPLKSMPSHRALAIFRGRNEGILSSALKVGDELPGTMHPCEGMIGQQFGIQNQNRPADKWLGEVVRWTWKVKLYTHLETDLLGELRDGAETEAINVFAHNLHDLLLSAPAGPRATLGLDPGLRTGCKVAVVDATGKLLDHATVYPHVPHNKWDQTLAILAALCAKHAVDLIAIGNGTASRETDKLAAELIKKYPAMKMTKVMVSEAGASVYSASELASKEFPDLDVSIRGAVSIARRLQDPLAELVKIDPKSIGVGQYQHDVSQLKLARGLDAVVEDCVNAVGVDVNTASVALLARISGLNATLAQNIVTHRDENGAFKTRAALKKVARLGEKTFEQAAGFLRVMNGDNPLDSSAVHPEAYPLVQRIAAETDRDIRSLIGDAAFLKRLDPKKYTDETFGVPTITDILQELEKPGRDPRPEFKTAEFQDGVEDLKDLELGMILEGVVTNVTNFGAFVDIGVHQDGLVHISALSEKFIKDPREAVKAGDVVKVKVMEVDIPRKRVGLSMRMSDTPGEKIDGARGARPGSAPRQSQNNAPRKETATAAPSNNAMASLFANAKQLKKR, from the coding sequence ATGGACAGCATCAACAGCCGCATCGCCGAGGAACTCGGTGTACGCCCACAACAGGTCGAAGCGGCCGTCGCTCTACTGGATGAAGGCTCCACGGTGCCTTTCATCGCCCGTTACCGTAAAGAAGTGACCGGCAGCCTCGACGACATCCAACTGCGTCACCTGGAAGAGCGTCTGCGCTACCTGCGAGAACTCGACGAACGGCGCATCAGCATCCTCGCCAGCATCGAGGAACAAGGCAAGTTGACTCCACAGCTTGAGCGCGACATCAAGCTCGCCGACACCAAGACCCGCCTCGAAGACCTCTACCTGCCGTACAAGCAGAAGCGCCGCACCAAGGGCCAGATCGCCCTGGAAGCCGGCCTGGGCGAGTTGGCCGACGGTCTGTTCAACGACCCGTCGCTGACCCCGGACACCGAAGCCGCCCGCTTCATCGACGCCGAAAAAGGCGTCGCGGACGTCAAGGCCGCCCTCGAAGGCGCCAAGTACATCCTCATGGAGCGCTTCGCCGAAGACGCCAGCCTGCTGGAAAAACTGCGCACTTACTTGAAACAGGAAGCCATTCTCAGTGCCCGCGTCATCGCCGGCAAAGAGGAGGAAGGCGCCAAGTTCCGCGATTACTTCGAACACGACGAACCGCTGAAAAGCATGCCGTCCCACCGTGCGCTCGCCATTTTCCGTGGCCGCAACGAAGGCATTCTCAGCTCCGCGCTGAAGGTCGGCGACGAATTGCCGGGCACCATGCACCCGTGCGAAGGCATGATCGGTCAACAATTCGGCATCCAGAATCAGAACCGTCCTGCGGACAAGTGGCTCGGTGAAGTGGTGCGCTGGACCTGGAAGGTCAAGCTCTACACCCACCTGGAAACCGATCTGCTGGGCGAGCTGCGCGACGGCGCCGAGACCGAGGCGATCAACGTGTTCGCCCACAACCTGCACGACCTGCTGCTGTCGGCCCCGGCCGGCCCGCGTGCCACCCTGGGCCTCGACCCGGGCCTGCGCACCGGCTGCAAGGTTGCCGTGGTCGACGCCACCGGCAAGCTGCTGGACCACGCCACCGTTTACCCGCACGTGCCGCACAACAAATGGGACCAGACCCTGGCCATCCTGGCTGCCCTGTGCGCCAAGCACGCGGTAGACCTGATCGCCATCGGCAACGGCACCGCCAGCCGTGAAACCGACAAGCTGGCCGCCGAGCTGATCAAGAAATACCCAGCCATGAAAATGACCAAGGTCATGGTCTCCGAGGCCGGCGCTTCGGTATATTCGGCCTCGGAACTGGCTTCCAAGGAGTTCCCGGACCTCGACGTGTCGATCCGTGGCGCAGTGTCTATCGCCCGTCGCCTGCAGGACCCACTGGCCGAGCTGGTGAAGATCGACCCTAAATCCATCGGTGTCGGCCAGTACCAGCACGATGTGTCGCAGCTGAAACTGGCACGAGGCCTGGACGCGGTGGTCGAGGACTGCGTAAACGCCGTGGGCGTGGACGTGAACACCGCTTCCGTCGCCTTGCTGGCGCGTATTTCCGGCCTCAACGCCACCCTGGCGCAGAATATCGTGACCCACCGTGACGAAAACGGCGCGTTCAAAACCCGTGCAGCGCTGAAAAAGGTCGCGCGCCTGGGCGAGAAAACCTTCGAACAAGCCGCCGGCTTCCTACGCGTAATGAACGGCGACAACCCGCTGGATTCTTCCGCAGTCCACCCCGAAGCCTACCCGCTGGTGCAGCGCATCGCCGCCGAGACCGACCGCGATATCCGCTCGCTGATCGGCGATGCTGCGTTCCTCAAACGCCTGGATCCGAAGAAGTACACCGACGAAACCTTCGGTGTGCCGACCATCACCGACATCCTGCAAGAGCTGGAAAAACCTGGCCGCGACCCACGTCCCGAGTTCAAGACCGCCGAGTTCCAGGACGGCGTCGAAGACCTCAAGGATCTGGAGCTGGGCATGATCCTCGAAGGCGTGGTCACCAACGTGACCAACTTCGGCGCCTTTGTGGACATCGGCGTGCATCAGGACGGTTTGGTGCATATCTCCGCGCTTTCGGAGAAGTTCATCAAAGACCCGCGTGAAGCGGTGAAAGCCGGCGACGTGGTCAAGGTCAAGGTGATGGAAGTCGACATCCCGCGCAAACGCGTTGGCCTGTCGATGCGCATGAGCGACACCCCCGGCGAGAAAATCGACGGTGCCCGTGGAGCTCGTCCGGGTTCGGCACCGCGCCAGTCGCAGAACAATGCACCGCGCAAAGAAACCGCCACCGCAGCGCCAAGCAACAACGCCATGGCCTCGCTGTTCGCCAACGCCAAACAGTTGAAGAAACGCTGA
- the ompR gene encoding osmolarity response regulator transcription factor OmpR — MSSTAQTAEGEKILIVDDDPGLSSLLERFFNSKGYRARAVPNTEQMDRLLGREVFNLVVLDLMLPGEDGLTACKRLRGANNQIPIIMLTAKGDELSRIKGLELGADDYLAKPFNPDELMARVKAVLRRQAPPVPGAPGSEDESVTFGDYELSLATRELKRGDEVHMLTTGEFAVLKALVMNARQPLTRDKLMNLARGREWDALERSIDVQISRLRRMIEPDPSKPRYIQTVWGVGYVFVPDGNKTS; from the coding sequence ATGAGCAGCACTGCACAAACTGCTGAAGGCGAAAAAATTCTCATCGTTGACGACGACCCGGGGCTGAGCAGCCTGCTGGAGCGCTTCTTCAACTCCAAGGGCTACCGTGCCCGCGCGGTGCCGAACACCGAGCAGATGGACCGCCTGCTGGGGCGTGAAGTCTTCAACCTGGTCGTACTCGACCTGATGCTGCCCGGCGAAGACGGCCTGACCGCCTGCAAACGCCTGCGCGGCGCGAACAACCAGATTCCCATCATCATGCTCACCGCCAAGGGCGATGAGCTGAGCCGCATCAAGGGCCTCGAGCTGGGCGCTGATGACTACCTGGCCAAGCCGTTCAACCCCGACGAGCTGATGGCTCGGGTCAAAGCCGTATTGCGTCGCCAGGCACCGCCGGTTCCAGGTGCCCCAGGCAGCGAAGACGAGAGTGTCACCTTTGGCGACTACGAACTGTCGCTGGCGACCCGTGAGCTCAAGCGTGGCGATGAAGTGCACATGCTTACCACGGGTGAATTTGCTGTGCTCAAGGCCCTGGTGATGAACGCTCGCCAGCCGTTGACCCGCGACAAGCTGATGAACCTGGCCCGTGGCCGGGAATGGGACGCTCTGGAGCGCTCCATCGACGTGCAGATTTCCCGTCTGCGCCGGATGATCGAGCCGGATCCATCCAAGCCACGGTACATCCAGACGGTATGGGGCGTGGGTTATGTGTTTGTGCCGGACGGCAATAAAACCAGTTGA
- a CDS encoding ATP-binding protein, whose protein sequence is MKTPLWFPQSFFSRTLWLVLIVVLFSKALTLVYLLMNEDVLVDRQYSHGVALTLRAYWAADPENREKIAKAATLVRVAGAGVPEGEQHWPYSEIYQRQMQAELGEDTEVRLRMHVSPALWVRAPSLGEDWLKVPLYPHPLRGQKIWNVLGWFLAIGLLSTASAWIFVRQLNQPLKRLVFAARQLGQGRSVRLPVSDTPSEMTEVYGAFNQMAEDVEQAGRERELMLAGVSHDLRTPLTRLRLSLELMGNHSDLTDDMVRDIEDMDAILDQFLAFIRDGRDEVVEEVDLTDLVREVVAPYNQNGEQVRMRLEPIQPFALRRVSMKRLLNNLIGNALHHAGSDVEVAAYVSGDSAAPYVVLSVMDRGAGIDPDELEGIFNPFTRGDRARGGKGTGLGLAIVRRIASMHGGNVELRNREEGGLEARVRLPLGLMLPRDAV, encoded by the coding sequence ATGAAAACCCCGCTGTGGTTCCCCCAAAGTTTTTTCTCCCGCACCCTTTGGCTGGTGCTGATCGTCGTTCTGTTTTCCAAGGCACTCACACTGGTTTATCTGTTGATGAACGAGGACGTGCTGGTGGACCGGCAATACAGCCACGGTGTCGCCTTGACGCTGCGCGCCTATTGGGCGGCAGACCCGGAGAACCGCGAGAAGATCGCCAAGGCCGCGACCCTGGTGCGCGTCGCCGGTGCAGGTGTGCCGGAGGGCGAGCAGCATTGGCCCTACAGTGAGATCTACCAACGCCAGATGCAGGCAGAACTGGGTGAAGACACTGAGGTGCGGCTGCGTATGCATGTGTCGCCAGCGTTGTGGGTGCGCGCGCCAAGCCTGGGCGAAGATTGGTTGAAAGTACCGCTGTACCCGCACCCGCTGCGGGGGCAGAAGATTTGGAACGTATTGGGTTGGTTCCTGGCGATCGGTCTGCTTTCAACGGCCTCAGCGTGGATTTTCGTGCGCCAGCTCAACCAGCCGCTTAAACGCCTTGTGTTTGCCGCCCGTCAATTGGGCCAGGGGCGCAGCGTGCGTCTTCCGGTCAGCGATACGCCGAGTGAGATGACCGAGGTGTACGGCGCGTTCAACCAGATGGCGGAAGACGTCGAACAGGCCGGGCGCGAACGCGAGTTGATGCTGGCGGGGGTGTCCCATGACCTGCGCACACCGTTGACGCGATTGCGCTTGTCTCTGGAGCTAATGGGCAACCATAGCGACCTCACTGACGACATGGTCCGCGACATTGAGGACATGGACGCGATCCTCGACCAGTTCCTGGCGTTTATCCGCGATGGCCGTGATGAAGTGGTTGAGGAGGTCGACCTGACGGACCTGGTGCGTGAGGTGGTCGCGCCCTACAACCAGAACGGTGAGCAGGTACGTATGCGCCTGGAGCCGATCCAGCCGTTTGCGTTGCGTAGAGTGTCGATGAAGCGCCTGTTGAACAACCTGATCGGCAACGCCTTGCATCACGCCGGTTCCGATGTGGAAGTGGCGGCCTATGTGTCCGGCGACAGTGCTGCGCCTTATGTGGTGCTGAGCGTGATGGACCGGGGCGCAGGCATCGACCCGGACGAGTTGGAAGGCATCTTCAACCCGTTCACCCGTGGCGACCGTGCCCGGGGTGGCAAAGGCACAGGGCTAGGGTTGGCGATTGTGCGGCGGATTGCCTCGATGCATGGCGGCAATGTTGAGTTGCGCAACCGAGAAGAGGGTGGCCTGGAGGCGCGGGTGCGGTTGCCGCTTGGGTTGATGTTGCCTAGAGATGCGGTCTAG
- the rimK gene encoding 30S ribosomal protein S6--L-glutamate ligase, protein MKIAVLSRNPRLYSTRRLVEAGTERGHEMVVIDTLRAYMNIASHKPQIHYRGKPLEGFDAVIPRIGASVTFYGCAVLRQFEMMGVFPLNESVAIARSRDKLRSLQLLSRRGIGLPVTGFAHSPDDIPDLIDMVNGAPLVIKVLEGTQGIGVVLCETATAAESVIEAFMGLKQNIMVQEYIKEAGGADIRCFVVGDKVIAAMKRQAKPGEFRSNLHRGGSASLIKITPEERMTALRAAKVMGLSVAGVDILRSNHGPLVMEVNSSPGLEGIETTTGKDVAGIIIQHLEKNGGPNMTRTKGKG, encoded by the coding sequence ATGAAGATTGCTGTGCTGTCGCGAAACCCGCGTCTGTATTCCACCCGCCGCCTGGTTGAGGCCGGCACCGAACGTGGCCACGAAATGGTGGTGATCGACACGTTGCGTGCCTATATGAACATTGCCAGCCACAAGCCGCAGATCCACTACCGGGGCAAGCCGCTGGAGGGGTTTGATGCGGTGATCCCACGCATCGGCGCCTCGGTGACGTTCTATGGCTGCGCGGTGTTGCGCCAGTTCGAAATGATGGGGGTGTTTCCCCTCAACGAGTCGGTCGCCATTGCCCGTTCACGGGACAAGCTGCGCTCGCTGCAACTGTTGTCGCGCAGGGGTATCGGCCTGCCGGTGACGGGCTTTGCCCACTCCCCCGACGACATCCCCGATCTGATCGACATGGTCAACGGCGCGCCGCTGGTGATCAAGGTGCTGGAAGGCACCCAGGGTATCGGCGTGGTGCTGTGTGAAACCGCGACAGCGGCCGAATCCGTGATCGAGGCGTTCATGGGCCTCAAGCAGAACATCATGGTGCAGGAATACATCAAGGAAGCCGGCGGTGCGGATATCCGCTGCTTCGTGGTGGGCGACAAGGTGATTGCGGCGATGAAGCGCCAGGCCAAGCCGGGGGAGTTCCGCTCCAACCTGCACCGTGGCGGCAGCGCCAGCCTGATCAAGATCACGCCGGAAGAACGCATGACGGCACTGCGGGCCGCCAAGGTGATGGGGTTGAGTGTGGCGGGTGTGGATATCCTGCGCTCCAATCACGGGCCGCTGGTGATGGAGGTGAACTCGTCACCGGGCCTGGAAGGCATTGAAACCACCACCGGGAAGGATGTGGCGGGGATCATCATTCAGCATCTGGAGAAGAATGGTGGGCCGAATATGACGAGGACCAAGGGCAAGGGCTAG
- a CDS encoding RNA-binding S4 domain-containing protein, producing the protein MAQKQEEEEKVRLDKWLWAARFYKTRALAKAAIESGKVHHRGERCKPGKEPRVGDEFQIRVGFDEKTVVVQALSIVRRGAPEAQALYTETEASIAKRENAAAMRKAGATGMTTDGKPSKKQRRDLFKFRGSGNDD; encoded by the coding sequence GTGGCTCAAAAGCAGGAAGAGGAAGAAAAGGTCCGATTGGACAAGTGGCTGTGGGCCGCGCGTTTCTATAAAACCCGTGCCTTGGCCAAGGCCGCTATTGAGAGCGGCAAGGTGCACCATCGCGGCGAGCGCTGCAAGCCGGGCAAGGAGCCGCGTGTCGGCGATGAGTTCCAGATTCGTGTCGGGTTTGATGAAAAGACGGTCGTGGTTCAGGCGCTTTCCATCGTGCGCCGTGGTGCGCCTGAAGCGCAGGCGTTGTACACCGAGACCGAAGCCAGCATCGCCAAGCGTGAAAATGCGGCCGCGATGCGCAAGGCGGGCGCCACGGGCATGACCACCGATGGCAAACCGAGCAAGAAGCAGCGCCGCGACCTGTTCAAGTTTCGCGGCAGTGGCAATGATGATTGA
- a CDS encoding phosphatase PAP2 family protein, with translation MNNPGLFQAKWNLGRWAFCNLLAIALLCFWLWPTGQMLCVLFDEWLFHLLNDPLASNLTWLHVWAVASLRPFDAVVGVILLTLLIRGDWVFKAVQVRQALLGFVGILLLLLFIRMLFSKFAAHMGWQHSSPSMVISGAIQMSDYFPGLEKTWELKDRSSQSFPGDHASVLLIWGMFMTVFAKRIGQVLVIWGLALLFMMPRLVAGAHWGQDDYIGGVLLALLALGWGYYTPFAAKVSSGLLRVTAPVFGLLQHMPLISRLSVVRPT, from the coding sequence ATGAACAATCCGGGTTTGTTCCAAGCCAAGTGGAACCTCGGGCGATGGGCCTTTTGCAATCTACTCGCTATCGCACTGCTGTGTTTTTGGCTGTGGCCCACGGGCCAGATGCTGTGTGTGCTTTTCGACGAGTGGCTGTTTCATCTGCTCAATGACCCGCTGGCCAGCAACTTGACCTGGCTGCACGTGTGGGCGGTAGCCAGTTTGCGGCCGTTCGATGCGGTGGTCGGCGTGATTCTGCTGACGCTGCTGATTCGCGGCGACTGGGTATTCAAGGCCGTGCAGGTGCGCCAGGCATTGTTAGGTTTTGTCGGCATTCTGCTGCTGTTGCTGTTTATCCGCATGCTGTTTTCCAAGTTCGCGGCGCACATGGGTTGGCAACACAGCAGCCCGTCGATGGTGATCAGTGGCGCGATCCAGATGAGCGACTACTTCCCGGGGCTGGAGAAGACCTGGGAATTGAAGGACCGTTCGAGCCAGAGTTTTCCAGGGGATCACGCGTCGGTGCTGTTGATCTGGGGGATGTTCATGACGGTGTTCGCCAAGCGCATTGGTCAGGTGCTGGTGATCTGGGGCCTGGCGCTGCTGTTCATGATGCCGCGCCTGGTGGCGGGGGCGCATTGGGGCCAGGACGATTACATCGGTGGGGTGTTGCTGGCACTGTTGGCATTGGGATGGGGGTATTACACGCCGTTTGCGGCGAAGGTTTCGAGCGGGTTGTTGCGGGTGACCGCACCGGTGTTCGGCCTGCTTCAGCACATGCCGCTGATCAGTCGACTGAGTGTGGTTCGCCCAACGTGA
- the hslO gene encoding Hsp33 family molecular chaperone HslO, whose amino-acid sequence MTDLPDTDFTQRFIFDESDARGELVSLERSYAEVLAKHPYPEPVAQLLGELMAAAALLVGTMKFDGLLILQARSEGPVPMLMIECSSEREIRGLARYEADQIAPDATLSDLMANGVLAITVDPTEGQRYQGIVDLDGETLSDCFTNYFVMSQQVGTKFWLNADGKRARGMLLQQLPPDRIKDEDERTDSWRKLTALAGTLTAEEQLGLDNETILHRLYHEEAVRLFDAQGLHFNCSCSRERSANALVSLGLEDAQNLVVEHGGHIEIDCQFCNERYLFDAADVAQLFAGAGIDTPSDTRH is encoded by the coding sequence ATGACTGATCTACCGGATACCGACTTCACCCAACGCTTCATCTTTGACGAGAGCGACGCCCGCGGCGAGCTGGTCTCGCTGGAGCGCAGCTATGCCGAAGTCCTCGCCAAGCACCCCTATCCGGAGCCGGTCGCGCAACTGCTCGGGGAGCTGATGGCAGCGGCGGCGCTGCTGGTGGGTACCATGAAATTCGACGGGCTGCTGATCCTGCAGGCACGTTCCGAAGGCCCCGTGCCGATGCTGATGATCGAGTGCTCCAGCGAGCGCGAAATCCGTGGTTTGGCCCGTTACGAGGCCGACCAGATTGCCCCGGACGCCACCTTGTCCGACCTGATGGCCAACGGCGTGCTGGCGATCACCGTCGACCCCACCGAAGGCCAGCGCTACCAGGGCATCGTCGACCTGGACGGCGAAACCCTGTCGGACTGTTTCACCAACTACTTCGTGATGTCCCAGCAGGTCGGCACCAAGTTCTGGCTCAACGCTGACGGCAAACGCGCCCGCGGCATGCTGTTGCAGCAATTGCCACCAGATCGCATCAAGGACGAAGACGAGCGCACCGACAGCTGGCGCAAGCTGACGGCCCTGGCCGGCACCCTCACCGCTGAAGAGCAACTGGGCCTCGACAACGAAACCATCCTGCATCGCCTGTACCACGAAGAAGCCGTGCGACTGTTTGACGCACAAGGCCTTCACTTCAATTGCAGTTGCTCGCGCGAGCGCTCGGCCAATGCCTTGGTCAGCCTCGGCCTGGAAGATGCGCAAAACCTGGTGGTAGAGCACGGCGGGCACATCGAGATCGACTGCCAGTTCTGCAACGAGCGCTACCTGTTCGATGCGGCCGATGTCGCCCAATTGTTCGCCGGCGCAGGCATCGACACCCCTTCCGACACCCGCCACTAA